A DNA window from Sulfitobacter sp. BSw21498 contains the following coding sequences:
- a CDS encoding DUF1415 domain-containing protein: protein MVKNTRRWLDQMVVGLNLCPFSSSVIARDQVYYAVCDATTDAQLQQFYLTELQRLLGANENDISTSLLMFTQGLEEFSDYLDLLDWFQSLLEQADLTEHVQLASFHPQYQFEGVAVDDLSNFTNRSPYPTIHLLRQDQMTKVLAHVLEPEKIYLDNIETLNKLGRRQIEVLCPWGI from the coding sequence GTGGTTAAAAACACCCGTCGATGGCTTGACCAAATGGTCGTAGGATTAAATTTATGCCCTTTTTCCTCTAGCGTCATCGCCCGAGACCAAGTGTATTATGCCGTATGTGATGCGACCACCGATGCACAACTGCAGCAGTTCTATCTGACTGAATTACAGCGCCTGCTTGGGGCCAACGAAAATGACATTTCCACGAGCTTGCTCATGTTTACCCAAGGCCTAGAAGAGTTCAGTGATTACCTCGATTTGCTCGACTGGTTTCAGAGCCTATTGGAGCAAGCAGACCTGACAGAGCATGTGCAATTGGCATCATTTCACCCTCAATATCAATTTGAGGGTGTGGCTGTAGACGACCTTAGCAACTTTACTAATCGCTCACCCTATCCAACCATACATCTTCTGCGTCAAGATCAGATGACTAAAGTCCTAGCTCACGTTTTGGAGCCCGAGAAAATTTATTTAGATAACATCGAAACATTGAACAAACTTGGTCGCCGCCAGATCGAAGTGCTCTGCCCCTGGGGTATATAA
- a CDS encoding tRNA (cytidine(34)-2'-O)-methyltransferase, with protein sequence MSELRMKMVLVTPEIPYNTGAIGRTCVALDLELILIKPYGFSLDEKSVRRAGTDYWKHVNLTEYDSWQSFLGDRKPSRDDLYFFEEHGAQTFYTPDYQPNSYLVFGCESAGLPPAILDGMNDRVFNLPMLDTRVRSLNLANVATAVVYQAMRTQLGG encoded by the coding sequence ATGTCTGAGCTGCGCATGAAGATGGTGTTGGTGACGCCTGAAATTCCGTACAATACCGGTGCTATCGGGCGGACCTGCGTCGCGTTGGATCTGGAGCTTATCCTGATCAAGCCCTATGGGTTTTCTCTTGACGAAAAGTCAGTGCGGCGGGCCGGAACGGATTACTGGAAGCATGTTAATCTTACTGAATATGACAGTTGGCAAAGCTTTTTAGGGGACCGAAAACCATCGCGCGATGATCTCTACTTTTTCGAAGAACACGGCGCTCAGACTTTTTATACTCCGGACTATCAACCGAATTCTTATTTGGTTTTCGGGTGTGAATCTGCGGGCCTGCCGCCTGCCATCTTGGATGGCATGAATGACCGCGTATTCAATTTACCGATGCTTGATACACGTGTACGGTCGCTCAACTTGGCAAACGTAGCTACAGCGGTCGTTTATCAAGCGATGCGCACTCAGTTGGGTGGGTGA